The Oceaniferula marina sequence AGTCAAAACACCCTCTTTTAAGTGGACTCCTGACGCATCACACCGCACGACAAGCTTCTCAATCGTCAACTGACTCAGCCAGTTCTGAGAAAAAGTCCCCCCCCGAAATTCAAGCGTCCAACTATCTTCATCTCTGGCGGCAGTCATCCGGCTCTCCCGAATGTGCCCTTTGTTGTTGGCCGAATACCCCCAGCTTAGATTCGTTTTATTGACTTCAAGCCAGTCAAACTGAAATTGCCCATAGCCATCAAAAAGCGCCGCGTATGCCTTGGCTGCCTCCTCATCATTCGCGCCTCCACCCTTGAGGTCGATATCCAAACGCTCCACAAAGAGCCCACCTCCATTCCACTTACCAATCAATCCGTCGGTCAACTTCATGTTCATTCGGACCAGGCGAGCCCGCAAACTATGGTAAAACGAATCATCTGTTCCTTCAATCGACACCATCGAGATCGAAGCAATATCACGATCTTTACGAATGCTGCCAATTTTACAATCCTTGCCGTGCAAGCGCGTTTCAATCCCGGCCCGGACCCCTTCTTGGAAATCGGCATTACCGATGCGACGAATCAGGTAGATCCAAAAAACCAGCGAGGCGACCAACAATACAATGATCAAACGCAACCCAAGACGCGCCAATCGCGACATGGCAGTCTGACCGTCAGCAGCGTGCCGAAGCTGGAACCAGAGCCCCTGACGGGAAACCCACTCGTTCATCTGCTCGTTAAATGCCGCGCGCTTGTCGTCGATAGCCATGGTTCCATTAAATCAAGAAAAGACGGATCCACTAAAAAGCGAACCCGTCCAAGTATCGGAAAATGATACCATTTTCCAAGGATAAATTAGTGGCATCCACAACCACCGCCACAGCATCCCCCGCCATCACCGGATTGTTCCATATCCTCAGCCTCAGGCACTCGGCCCAATTCCAAAGTCATTCCGACATATTTTCCGATGGTCTGTTGCAGTGTCTGCAAGTTCTGCTGAGCTTCCATGAAGTCGCGGGCAACATCATTGTTCATCAATGCGTCACGAGCCTCTTCAAAGCCTTTGATCTCGATCTCGGAAAGTTCAACCCCCGCGTGCTGCTTCTGGTGAAGCTCTTCTCCTCGCTCGTGCACCGACTGATACTGCAGCTTGGCTGCATCATCCGACAAAAAGCGTTCGACCTGCCCCTGCAGGGCAAGAAATTCAATATCCTGTGAAATAGCTTCACACAACTCTTGGGTCTTCGCCATGACAGCGGAATCTTTAGCAAGCATGCTCATGCCCTTCACTTATCCCCTCTCCTATGCCTTGGCAACCCCTGAACATGTCTTTTTTTGAAGAAATCCACGTGAATCATGCCATATTCCAAGACAAAACCATGCCCTCAAAACCGCTACACCGTAAACAGCTAAACGAAAAACATGCTTCTCAGTGAGCGTATACTCTTTATCCGACGTATACTTCTTACCCAATGGCTCCCCGCTCACGACACACTGCGGTGATCCCATCCACTTGCGTCCCTGAAACCAGCTCTCTCTTATTCTACACCCATGAATTACACACGTATCATCATTCCCAGCGCATGGGGCGTCAGCCTCGTGGCAGCATTCCTTATTGGAGGACAATCGAAGCAAAGCTCGAATGACTCTGACGATTCAGGCAGTCAGAGCCAAGGACAAAGCTACTCGTCCACATCCAGCGGAGGCAGCGGCAACAGTCTGGCAGAGATTCGCAAACGCAGCCACTCACGCAACTCCGCAAAATCAAGCTCGGCCAAATCGTTCGAAATTGGGGACATCGCAAGCAACATAGACCCCGTCTCCCGAACCTCCGACCTCCTCAAGCTGATCAACACCCTCGGCCCGAACGATTTCCAGCAAGTTGTCGCCGATTTCAGAGCTCTGGACATGACCCGTGAACGCATGAGTGAGTATGCCATGCTCTTGCATGCCTGGGCCAAAGTCGACCCCGTCGGAGCGCTCGACTATGCTGAACAAAATACCGGCACCCCATTCGCTCGCCAAACGATCCTCGCTAGTTGGGCCAGCGACGATCCGGAATCCGCCATCGTCTGGGCCAAAGAGCACCACGAAGGGGATCGCGCCAACCCGTGGCTGGTCGGAGTCATCCGCGGTATTGCCAGCACAGACCCCAAACGGGCGACTGAAGTCATGCACGAACTTCCATTTAGCAGAGAACGAGGAGAAGCACTGGGAAGCATCGTTCCATACATTGCCAAGCAAGGTCATGACCAGGCACTACTCTGGCTTGATACCATCAAGGATGAAAAACTCCTCAACGGCGCAACCGCCTATATGGCATCCAATCTCGCCAAATCCGACCCGAAAACAACGGCCGACTGGGTGAGCACCTTGGATGATAACGAAGCGAAACATCGTGCCGTCCGCGAAGTCGCAGAACAATGGGAAGATCAGGACCTTTCGTCCGCCATTGCCTGGGCGAACACTCTGGACGGAAACAGTAAAACCCAGGCCGCTAATGAACTGATCGGTGACTACGCACGTGAAAACCCGGCAGAAGCCGCCAATTGGCTGCAATCCATGAACAATGAGCCAGGCTACCAAAGCACCCTCAGATCCTATATCTGGAGTACCTCCCGCAGCCACCCCGAATTCTCACTGGCCCAAGTCTCCGAAATCCCGGACGCCCGTTCCCAGGAACGCTATTACGAACGCATCCTCAGTCGCTGGAAACAACAGGACGCTGAAGCCGCAAGCAGCTGGATCAACAACAATCCAGTTCCCGACACCGTGCTAAAACGGCTGAACCGCTAGGACGTTTTCATCTGCCCTTTACCTGCGGCCTTGACTCCTTCGGTGTCAGGCCCAATGGTGACGGCCAGCCATGAGAATCATTCCAACCAACGATGCGGTCTTCGAAAAAGTCGAAACCTCCCTTGACGCTCATCAAAACGATGTCGAACTGGAACCTCTAGCCGGGATCGACTGCGACGAGCAGGACCTTGAAAACCAGCGCAAACTCGGTGACGAAGACCCGATCGTCACTGTTGAGATTATTGCCCGCTGGCTACCCGAAACCAGCGAAGGCATCCTCGACTGGTTTTACCTGCGCCAATCCGGAGAAAAACAAGACCCGCCACCAATCGAACACGGAGGCCCCCTTCTCGCCTTCAATAGTAAAGGCGAAGAACCCGACCTCGACATTCTGGTCGACAATGCCGTCACGCGCCTCAACGAATCCATCACCTGGGCCGAGTTCGAGCTGGAAGAAGAGGTCTAAACGGCCTCTCTTCGTCGCCCCATCCCAATCTCTCACTCAACGTGGACAATCCTTGGAACCTTGTAGTCGTTGGCGGTGGAGCCGCCGGTTTTTTTGGCGCCATCCACTATGCCGAGCAGTATGCGAAAAAACAAGGACACTCACCCAGAGTCCTCATTCTTGAAAAATCCGGACGTGTCCTCAGCAAGGTCAAAGTCTCGGGAGGTGGCCGCTGCAATGTCACCCACGACTGCCACGACCCTCGGGCCCTCAGCTCCCACTACCCGCGGGGGCATCGCTCACTCATCGGGCCGTTCCACCGCTGGAGCCCGACCGACACCGTGGACTGGTTTGCCTCCAGAGGAGTCGAGCTCAAAACCGAGCCCGACGGCCGCATGTTCCCAACCACAGACAACTCTCAAACCATCATCGATTGTTTGGTCGGCGCTGCTAGACGGGCAGGCGTGACGATCCGCTGTTCTGAATCCGTCACCAGCATTCAACTCATAAAAAAGGATACGTCGCCCCGATTTGCACTCACAACCAACCAGGAGAGCAAACTCGAAAGTGACGCCATATTGATCGCCACCGGCGGCACACGCCTCGCTTCCGGAGCCAAGCTCGCCCAATCCTTGGGGCACGCACTGCACCCCAATGTGCCTTCGCTCTTTGCCTTCAACATCGCGGATCCCCGCATCGAGGAACTCCCCGGAATCTCCGTCACCGATATCCATATCCGTATTCCCTCTGCCAAGCTCGAAGCCTCCGGCCCGGTTCTGATCACCCATCACGGGCTCAGCGGACCAGCAGTCCTCAAACTGTCAGCCTGGGGAGCGCGCAAACTTCACAGCTCGGATTACCGGTTCTCTATCCAGATCAATTGGCTGCCTGGCATCGATGCCATGACCCAACTGCAGCAACTTCGATCAACATGGGGGAAACGCAGGGTCGCCAGCCACTCGCCATTCGATGCCATACCCAAACGACTCTGGAGGAACCTCTGCACGGCTGCAGGTATCCCGCCCGACTGCCTCTGGTCTCAAGTTCCGAAACCATCCCTGCAGCAGCTCGCTCATGAGCTCAATCATGGGGAGTACCAAGTCACAGGAAAAAGCACCAATAAAGATGAGTTTGTCACCTGCGGCGGTGTCAAACTGCCTGACATCAACCTCAAATCCATGGAAAGCAAACTCACCCCCGGGCTTTATTTTGCAGGAGAAATCCTGGACATCGACGGCATCACCGGCGGGTTCAATTTCCAAAACGCATGGACAACAGGCTATCTGGCAGGCACGGCCGCCGCTGCGCAGTCGTGAGCCCGTTCCGAGATCAAGAACCCAGGCCTATGATTTTGCGCTGCACGCAAGCCTTCAGCTTGGCAGGTTCAATACTTCCACTTTCTACGCTGCTCGGAGTCCTGGTCGTCCAGCATTTCCCGCAAGGTCTTCATCCCGATGCAATCAGCACCAAAGGCAGCCACTGTTTCGAGCTCCAAACGATCGTTACTGGCAACAGTGATCCTCATCTCACCGGCTTTACGTGCAACCATCCGCTCAATCACCGTGTCGGCCGTTTCCCCGGCACGACTATAAACCACTAGAATATCATCATCGCCTCCTCCCTGGCGGTCGGTTTGCTTGCCCTTGCCATCAAAAACCACCACCACGTGCCAAGCCGTAGCATCGCGGTATCGGGTCAGCATCGACACCAACTCACTCCTAGCCCTGGATGTGCTCTGCCGATGCAACGCCAACAAGTCCGGCCATGCAAAAATCGCACTGTGACCGTCAACAATCAGAACCTGCTCCATCACAAACAAACCGGGGTCGGCTGCATCTCAACAACCGACCCCGAATAAAAAGAGATTCTACCCTTCGTGATTACTCCTCACCTTTTTCTTCAGTGGCTTTTTTGGCAGCCTTTTTAGCCGTCTTCTTGGCTGCTGTTTTCTTGGCTGCTTTTTTGGCAGTCTTCTTGGCTGCTACTTTTTTGGTCGCTTTTTTCGCGGCCGTTTTCTTAGTCGCAGTTTTGGTCGCGGCCTTCTTGGTCACCTTCTTGGCAGGTGCCGAGTCCTTGCGAACGATGGATGCTTTGACCTGCTCTTTCTTACGCTTCAGGTACTGCTTCCGGCGGCGACGTTTGGTGTTGGTTTTGTGTTGCTTACCCATGGGAAATAATTGATGTGCAGAGGGGTTAACGTCTCCGACGCTTCGGATCAAGCTCTAATTGCATCAATCCTCACGCTTGTGGCCGGTCAATCGGTAGAATGTCTCGTTACTGACCTCCCTGGCAGCCCGGATCGCCCCCCCCTGCATCGCCATGATTCTCTCTCGGCAAGCAAGCTGGGCATCCTCTGAGGAAAACTCCATGCCCACCAAGGCACGACCAACCCGTTCTCCCGAATAGGCGTAGTTAAAATAACACAAGCTGGCAAGATCCCGAACCTCGGACATAAATTCCAAAAATGCCCCTGCCCGCTCAGGAAACTCAATGTTGATGAACAGTGGAAACCGAAACAGTTCAGGGCTGTAGTTGATAATCCGGTAATCAACATCCTCATCGGTAGATACATCACTGGCCGCCACCCCCCGGGACTGAATCACCTGATCCAGCACCTGGTAATCTTCCTCGGAGCCAATCAGGCCGAGCACAGGATACTGGACATCCGAATCGGTCCTTCCATATTGAAGGTCGACGATACTGATTTCCTCTGGCAGTTCCCTAAGAAAGCCGACCAAGGATCCTTTTCCTTCGGGAATCGGCACCCGCAGGAAACGCCGATGTTTTGAGCCGATCCCCGCTCGCGTTGCAATCCCTGCCAATTGGGCAAAATCCATGTTGGCTCCGCTGACAATCGTCAGCACCTTGTCGCCTGGAGAACATTTCCCAGCCTCATAATCCTGATAAAAGCCAGCAAGTGCCATGGCTCCACTCGGTTCAGGGATCACGCGCAGGGTCTCCCAAAGATTCCGGATCGCGTGACACACTTCGTCATTGCTGACCGTGACAATACCATCGAGCAGCTCCTGACAGTAGCCAAACGTCACTGCTCCCGCCTTCCTTACCGCCGTTCCATCACAGAAAACATCGACATAATCGAGTTCGGTTGGCCCGCCCGCCTCAATTGCCGCTTTCATCGACGCCTGCTCGACCCCCTCCACGCCATAGACTTTGACCTCAGGCCAGTAACGCTTCAGCCAGCAAGCCACGGCCGCGGCCAAACCGCCGCCACCAATCGCCACATACACCCGGTCGAATGGCCCCTTCCCACTCATCACCACTTCATCCGCCAAGGTGCCTTGCCCGCCCATCACCACCTCATCGTCATAGGGGTGGATGTAGACCCCTCCCGAAGATGCACAAAACTCGCGAGCGGCAACACCGGCGTCATCGTAAGTGTCTCCCACCAAGCGAATTTGAACCGCCTCCCCGCCAAAACGCAAAACCTCCCGCTGTTTCACCTCGGGAGTCGATCGCGGCATAAAAATAACCGCCTTGCACCCCAGGGCCTTCGCCCCAAGCGCCACCCCTTGAGCGTGATTCCCTGCTGATGCAGCAACCAAACCTTTCGCCCGCTGCTCAGGACTCAAACAAGCCATGGCATTGTATGACCCCCGCCACTTGTAGGCTTTGATCGGCCCCAGGTCTTCACGTTTGACCCAAACATCTACATCAAGTGAGGGCAATGGCAACTGCTGCAATGGTGTCGCCTCACCCACATTGTAAACGCGTTCGCGCGCATTCAGGATTTCTTCAAATAGTCGGTTGGTGTCCGTCGGTTTCATGGAAAGAGCAAGGTTGGAAATGAAGATTGCTTATGAATGATTGAATTGTCCACCCTGCAGGCTGACAAAAAAAAGGCCCGAATCGCTGCGGTGCGATTCGGGCCTTGAAATGATTGAATCAAGCGGGATCGACTTAGCTTACCACCCGGTGTAAATCGCGTAGGAAACGGCAACCACAATCAGAATGGCAACGAATACCCAGAGGTAAACGATGGTTCCTTTGGAAGCGCGATCTCCTGAGTTCTGCAGACGGTCATAGCGACCCTTGATTTTCCCTTTGCGCAGGAACCCGTCGTAGTGACGCTGCAACAAGTGGGTTTCGATCTGACGCATCATGTCGAGCAGAACACCTACCAAGATCAACAGACTGGTTCCTCCAAAGAACGAAGTCACTAGGAATGGCAGCTCACTACCGATGATTCCTCGAGGCATCTGGGAGACAACCCAGGGAAGGATGAAAATGATGGTCAGGAAAATGGCACCGGCAAAGGTCAGTCGGGTCATGGTGAAATCCAGGAAGTCCGCCGTTGGTTTTCCGGGACGCACGCCAGGGATATAGCCACCACTGCGCTTCAGATTCTCCGAAATCTCGCTGGGCTGGAACATGGTCGCCACCCAGAAGTAAGAGAAGAAGAAGATCATGACACCTGCAACCAGGTAGTAAGTCAGACCACCACCGGCAAGTGCGTTCTGAATCTTCACCGACCACTCAGCGGTCGGGAAAGCAGACTGAAGCACGAAGGTGGGCAGGGAAAGAATGGCCGTGGCAAAAATGATCGGCATCACACCAGCATAGTTCACCTTCAGTGGTAGATACTGAGTTTGACCTCCCAGCTGCTTCCGACCCATCACCCGCTTGGCATACTGAATGACAATCCGGCGCTGAGCCTGGGTAATGGCGATCACTGCTGCGATCACGAAAATCAGGAAAGCCACCAGGAAAACAAGGAAAGCAGAAGCACCAGGACCAGCATTAGGGCCGGTCACCAAGGTCTGCCAAGTGATCACCAAAGCACCCGGAAGGGCTGAAATGATGTTCACGGTAATGATCAGTGAGATTCCGTTACCAAGGCCACGCTCAGTGATCTGGTCACCAAGCCACATCAGCAACAAGGTGCCGGTGACAATGGTCAGAACCGTCATAAAGATAAACAACCAATCATGGTTGGGAACCACCGTTCCAATCCCCTGCAATCCGGGGATGTTCCCTGGGTTTTCCAGGCTGATGGCAAGCAAGTATCC is a genomic window containing:
- a CDS encoding YlbF family regulator, with the protein product MLAKDSAVMAKTQELCEAISQDIEFLALQGQVERFLSDDAAKLQYQSVHERGEELHQKQHAGVELSEIEIKGFEEARDALMNNDVARDFMEAQQNLQTLQQTIGKYVGMTLELGRVPEAEDMEQSGDGGGCCGGGCGCH
- a CDS encoding NAD(P)/FAD-dependent oxidoreductase, with the protein product MDNPWNLVVVGGGAAGFFGAIHYAEQYAKKQGHSPRVLILEKSGRVLSKVKVSGGGRCNVTHDCHDPRALSSHYPRGHRSLIGPFHRWSPTDTVDWFASRGVELKTEPDGRMFPTTDNSQTIIDCLVGAARRAGVTIRCSESVTSIQLIKKDTSPRFALTTNQESKLESDAILIATGGTRLASGAKLAQSLGHALHPNVPSLFAFNIADPRIEELPGISVTDIHIRIPSAKLEASGPVLITHHGLSGPAVLKLSAWGARKLHSSDYRFSIQINWLPGIDAMTQLQQLRSTWGKRRVASHSPFDAIPKRLWRNLCTAAGIPPDCLWSQVPKPSLQQLAHELNHGEYQVTGKSTNKDEFVTCGGVKLPDINLKSMESKLTPGLYFAGEILDIDGITGGFNFQNAWTTGYLAGTAAAAQS
- a CDS encoding NYN domain-containing protein, coding for MEQVLIVDGHSAIFAWPDLLALHRQSTSRARSELVSMLTRYRDATAWHVVVVFDGKGKQTDRQGGGDDDILVVYSRAGETADTVIERMVARKAGEMRITVASNDRLELETVAAFGADCIGMKTLREMLDDQDSEQRRKWKY
- a CDS encoding pyridoxal-phosphate dependent enzyme, with translation MKPTDTNRLFEEILNARERVYNVGEATPLQQLPLPSLDVDVWVKREDLGPIKAYKWRGSYNAMACLSPEQRAKGLVAASAGNHAQGVALGAKALGCKAVIFMPRSTPEVKQREVLRFGGEAVQIRLVGDTYDDAGVAAREFCASSGGVYIHPYDDEVVMGGQGTLADEVVMSGKGPFDRVYVAIGGGGLAAAVACWLKRYWPEVKVYGVEGVEQASMKAAIEAGGPTELDYVDVFCDGTAVRKAGAVTFGYCQELLDGIVTVSNDEVCHAIRNLWETLRVIPEPSGAMALAGFYQDYEAGKCSPGDKVLTIVSGANMDFAQLAGIATRAGIGSKHRRFLRVPIPEGKGSLVGFLRELPEEISIVDLQYGRTDSDVQYPVLGLIGSEEDYQVLDQVIQSRGVAASDVSTDEDVDYRIINYSPELFRFPLFINIEFPERAGAFLEFMSEVRDLASLCYFNYAYSGERVGRALVGMEFSSEDAQLACRERIMAMQGGAIRAAREVSNETFYRLTGHKRED
- the secY gene encoding preprotein translocase subunit SecY — its product is MISAFASTWKVPELRERILFTLAMIVIIRLGVHVTLPGVDASVIAEYLAEKQKQGGDSGAGAAVGAMLGFFSGGGLQKMGVFALGIMPYISASIMMQLMTAVVPKLSKLAREDGGREKINQYTRFITIVIALVQGYLLAISLENPGNIPGLQGIGTVVPNHDWLFIFMTVLTIVTGTLLLMWLGDQITERGLGNGISLIITVNIISALPGALVITWQTLVTGPNAGPGASAFLVFLVAFLIFVIAAVIAITQAQRRIVIQYAKRVMGRKQLGGQTQYLPLKVNYAGVMPIIFATAILSLPTFVLQSAFPTAEWSVKIQNALAGGGLTYYLVAGVMIFFFSYFWVATMFQPSEISENLKRSGGYIPGVRPGKPTADFLDFTMTRLTFAGAIFLTIIFILPWVVSQMPRGIIGSELPFLVTSFFGGTSLLILVGVLLDMMRQIETHLLQRHYDGFLRKGKIKGRYDRLQNSGDRASKGTIVYLWVFVAILIVVAVSYAIYTGW